The following proteins are encoded in a genomic region of Neomicrococcus aestuarii:
- a CDS encoding TrmH family RNA methyltransferase, producing MSFGNHEIMSNPRADRVRDIARLSNARERSKRGEFLAEGPQAVREALRRHHELEAAGKTGVVHTVYATSVGIGRLEELADPNNSDLVRQVTPEVLAAMADTVTPQGMVAVCRMDVSSLEDMVARAPRLVAVLCRVQDPGNAGTIVRAADAAGADAMVITAGSVDIFNPKAVRSTAGSLFHMPVVTGASTEDVVAALKAAGVQILAADGYGSFDLDELQEESVRRRTLASGAAPSIDAVETQDGSGSQGDSETQGSVVVLENPTTWLFGNEAQGLNDEELALADARVAVPLYGIAESLNVGTAATVCLYASARAQRRSNR from the coding sequence ATGTCCTTTGGTAATCACGAAATCATGTCCAACCCGCGTGCTGACCGCGTGCGCGATATCGCTCGTCTGAGCAACGCGCGGGAACGCTCCAAGCGCGGTGAGTTCTTGGCCGAAGGGCCGCAAGCGGTGCGGGAGGCGTTGCGTCGCCACCACGAGCTCGAGGCAGCTGGGAAGACCGGTGTGGTTCACACGGTCTACGCCACGAGCGTGGGCATTGGGCGTCTTGAGGAACTCGCAGATCCCAACAACAGCGACCTGGTCCGCCAAGTGACGCCGGAAGTGTTGGCGGCGATGGCTGATACCGTGACCCCGCAGGGCATGGTGGCAGTGTGCCGCATGGATGTGTCCTCGCTCGAGGATATGGTGGCGCGGGCGCCACGTTTGGTCGCGGTGTTGTGCCGCGTGCAGGATCCTGGAAACGCTGGCACGATCGTGCGCGCCGCGGATGCCGCCGGCGCCGACGCCATGGTGATTACCGCTGGAAGCGTTGACATTTTCAACCCTAAGGCGGTCCGTTCAACGGCCGGTTCGCTGTTCCACATGCCAGTAGTCACGGGTGCGAGCACCGAAGACGTCGTGGCTGCGCTCAAGGCAGCAGGCGTACAGATTTTGGCTGCCGACGGCTACGGTTCTTTCGATTTGGATGAGCTGCAAGAAGAGAGCGTACGACGACGCACGCTTGCGTCCGGTGCCGCACCTTCGATCGACGCCGTGGAAACGCAAGACGGCTCCGGATCGCAAGGGGACTCCGAAACGCAAGGCAGCGTCGTCGTCCTAGAAAACCCGACGACCTGGCTTTTCGGAAACGAAGCGCAAGGCCTCAACGACGAAGAATTGGCGCTAGCAGACGCCCGCGTTGCCGTGCCTCTGTATGGAATTGCAGAGTCATTGAATGTGGGAACCGCCGCAACCGTGTGCTTGTACGCTTCCGCGCGCGCTCAGCGCCGCTCAAACCGATAG
- a CDS encoding cation diffusion facilitator family transporter — translation MAASGGTKAVVAALAANLTIALFKFIAYFLTFSSSMLAEAIHSLADSGNQVLLLLGGKRAARQASPEHPFGYGRERYIYSFIVSIVLFSVGGLFALYEAYQKWSHPHAIEGQWWWVPLAVLVGAIIAESLSFRTAIIESNHVRGNRSWVKFIKTAKSPELPVILLEDLGALLGLVFALAGVSLTLVTGNGIWDAIGTGMIGLLLVTIAIVLAVETKSLLLGESATKENVREIENAIQSDGTDIIHLKTLHLGPEELLVAAKISVPEHSTGAEVAQVIDDAEVRIRAAVPIARVIYLEPDIKREGHVPATEDATVTHG, via the coding sequence ATGGCTGCTTCAGGGGGCACCAAAGCGGTGGTCGCGGCACTCGCCGCCAACCTGACCATCGCACTGTTCAAATTCATTGCGTATTTCTTGACGTTTTCGTCATCGATGCTGGCCGAAGCGATCCACTCGCTCGCTGACTCCGGCAACCAGGTATTGCTGTTGCTCGGTGGTAAACGCGCCGCTCGGCAAGCAAGCCCAGAGCACCCGTTCGGTTACGGACGCGAACGCTACATTTACTCGTTCATCGTTTCCATTGTGCTGTTCTCCGTCGGTGGCCTTTTTGCACTGTACGAGGCGTACCAAAAGTGGAGCCACCCGCACGCTATCGAAGGACAGTGGTGGTGGGTTCCCCTCGCCGTGCTGGTTGGCGCCATCATCGCCGAAAGCCTGTCTTTCCGCACCGCAATCATCGAATCGAACCACGTGCGTGGAAATCGTTCATGGGTGAAGTTCATCAAGACCGCAAAGTCTCCTGAACTTCCCGTGATCTTGTTGGAAGACCTTGGCGCCTTGTTGGGCTTGGTCTTCGCGCTTGCTGGTGTCTCTTTGACACTCGTGACCGGCAACGGCATCTGGGATGCGATCGGCACCGGCATGATTGGTCTCTTGCTCGTGACCATCGCCATCGTCCTGGCTGTGGAGACGAAGTCCTTGCTCTTGGGCGAATCTGCAACCAAGGAAAACGTGCGTGAGATTGAGAATGCTATCCAGAGCGATGGCACCGACATCATTCACCTCAAGACCTTGCACTTGGGCCCAGAAGAACTCCTCGTTGCCGCAAAGATCTCCGTGCCGGAGCACTCGACCGGCGCTGAGGTGGCACAGGTGATTGATGACGCCGAGGTTCGTATCCGTGCGGCGGTTCCTATTGCACGCGTGATCTACCTCGAGCCTGACATCAAGCGTGAAGGTCACGTTCCTGCGACCGAAGACGCCACTGTCACGCATGGCTAA
- a CDS encoding (deoxy)nucleoside triphosphate pyrophosphohydrolase, with protein sequence MANLKQIVGAAIVDSIAAPTRLLVARRSAPPALAGLWEFPGGKVEPGETCENALLREIREELGVTVTLGAELVGPIDQGWPLNESAVMRVWFAEVTDGGVPEALEDHDELRWIDLAGEEALELDWIPADYPIVRELLRSL encoded by the coding sequence ATGGCTAATCTCAAGCAGATTGTGGGCGCTGCGATTGTTGATTCGATCGCGGCGCCCACGCGTCTTTTAGTAGCCCGCCGCTCCGCACCGCCCGCCCTTGCCGGACTCTGGGAATTTCCGGGCGGGAAAGTGGAACCGGGAGAGACGTGTGAAAACGCGTTGCTCCGGGAGATCCGCGAAGAACTCGGGGTAACGGTGACCCTGGGTGCAGAGCTTGTTGGGCCGATTGATCAGGGCTGGCCCCTCAACGAATCCGCCGTGATGCGCGTGTGGTTTGCTGAAGTGACTGACGGGGGAGTCCCTGAGGCGCTCGAAGATCACGACGAGCTACGCTGGATTGACCTGGCCGGCGAAGAAGCACTCGAGCTGGATTGGATTCCAGCCGACTACCCGATTGTGCGTGAGCTCCTCAGATCACTCTGA
- a CDS encoding SIMPL domain-containing protein, with translation MSSNNTPQDHAWDPSTSGSSSHTISVQGVGVGPTSPDSATVFIPLETRADTAAGAFQSVSSVAQQVIPAVREAAPNARISTASIGVNPDVQWLENRSVVVGYLASVTVTATDVPLDAVAAVLSAAISAGGDTARIGGVEYYTASVGDAIITAREMAFAEALARATQLAALAQRKLGAVVSIKEGVEDSAPVPLAREFKSAAVQSADMPVLGGEISHTVSLRVEFALV, from the coding sequence TTGAGCTCGAACAACACTCCGCAAGATCACGCGTGGGATCCCAGCACGAGCGGTTCTTCCTCCCACACTATTTCGGTCCAAGGTGTTGGCGTTGGCCCCACGAGCCCCGATAGCGCCACTGTGTTCATTCCCCTCGAAACGCGTGCTGACACCGCGGCGGGCGCTTTTCAGAGCGTTTCGAGCGTGGCTCAGCAGGTGATCCCCGCCGTTCGCGAGGCGGCACCGAACGCTCGGATTTCCACGGCGTCCATCGGCGTGAACCCTGATGTTCAGTGGCTCGAGAACCGTTCTGTGGTGGTGGGCTACCTTGCCTCGGTCACGGTGACCGCCACGGATGTTCCTCTTGATGCGGTGGCCGCGGTACTTTCTGCGGCGATATCCGCTGGTGGGGATACCGCGCGAATTGGCGGCGTCGAGTATTACACAGCCTCGGTTGGCGATGCGATCATCACGGCTCGCGAGATGGCGTTCGCCGAAGCGCTCGCGAGGGCCACGCAATTGGCGGCTTTGGCGCAGCGGAAGCTGGGGGCTGTGGTCTCCATCAAGGAAGGTGTCGAAGATTCCGCGCCCGTTCCGTTGGCGCGAGAGTTCAAGAGTGCTGCGGTTCAGTCCGCAGATATGCCTGTTCTGGGCGGGGAAATTTCTCACACGGTGAGCCTGCGGGTGGAGTTCGCGCTCGTGTAG